A region of Paenimyroides aestuarii DNA encodes the following proteins:
- the uvrA gene encoding excinuclease ABC subunit UvrA, with protein MQNTDDNIQVLGARVHNLKNIDVTIPREKLVVITGLSGSGKSSLAFDTIYAEGQRRYIETFASYARQFLGGLERPDVDKIDGLSPVIAIEQKTVNKNPRSTVGTITEIYDFIRLLFARASDAYSYETGEKMVSYSDEQILDLIIENYSGQRINILSPVIRSRKGHYRELFEQIAKQGFVKVRIDGEIRDIVPAMRLDRYKTHDIEIVIDRLAIDDTDDTKKRLAESIKTAMYHGDDILMVLPHESENSRFFSRHLMCPSSGISYPIPEPNSFSFNSPKGACPVCNGLGTINEINLKKIIPNNELSIKSGGLLPIGEQKSSWIFKQLELIAQRYDFKLSDPIKNIPKEGLDMILNGGKESFSVSSKILGITKDYKIDFEGISNFIKNQFNDAPTAAIKRWAGDFMDEITCPECNGSRLRKESLNFKIHNQNIADLALMDLDQLGEWFGDLNNHLSSKQQMIAGEVVKEIVTRLSFLLDVGLNYLTLNRSSKTLSGGEAQRIRLATQIGSQLVGVLYILDEPSIGLHQRDNEKLITSLKQLRDVGNSVLVVEHDKDMIVEADYVIDIGPKAGANGGQIISAGTPKQLLKEQTITAQYLNGKLEIPIPEKRRKGNGNKLKLTGAKGNNLKNVSVEFPLGTLICVAGVSGSGKSTLINETLYPILNEHFFNAVKVPQPYDKIKGLEHIDKVIGIDQSPIGRTPRSNPATYTEVFTEIRALFTKTPEASIRGYKPGRFSFNVKGGRCETCEGSGLRTIEMGFLPDVYVECETCQGKRFNRETLEIRYKGKSIADILDMTIDESVHFFENIPKIYRKVKTIQDVGLGYLTLGQQSTTLSGGEAQRIKLASELSKKDTGNTFYILDEPTTGLHFEDIRVLMEVLQQLVDKGNTVLIIEHNLDVIKMADYIIDIGPEGGKNGGEVVAKGTPEQVAKSKKSHTARFLKKELS; from the coding sequence ATGCAAAATACCGATGATAATATACAGGTTTTGGGCGCACGCGTTCACAACCTAAAAAATATAGATGTTACCATTCCCCGCGAAAAACTAGTTGTTATTACTGGCTTGTCGGGTTCTGGAAAATCGTCTTTGGCATTCGATACCATTTATGCCGAAGGTCAACGCCGATATATTGAAACATTTGCTTCGTATGCACGACAATTTTTAGGTGGTTTGGAACGCCCAGATGTGGATAAAATCGACGGACTTTCGCCGGTTATTGCCATTGAACAAAAAACAGTTAACAAAAATCCCCGATCAACTGTTGGAACCATTACCGAAATTTACGATTTCATTCGTTTGTTGTTTGCAAGGGCTTCTGATGCTTATTCTTATGAAACAGGCGAAAAAATGGTCAGCTATTCCGATGAACAAATTTTAGATTTAATCATTGAAAACTACAGCGGACAACGAATCAATATACTATCGCCCGTAATTCGTTCGCGAAAAGGACACTACCGCGAGTTGTTTGAACAAATTGCCAAACAAGGTTTTGTGAAAGTGCGTATTGATGGTGAAATTCGCGATATTGTTCCGGCAATGCGTTTAGACAGGTACAAAACCCACGATATAGAAATTGTAATTGACCGTTTGGCCATTGACGACACCGATGATACAAAAAAACGATTGGCAGAAAGCATTAAAACAGCCATGTATCATGGCGATGATATTTTAATGGTGCTTCCACATGAAAGCGAAAATTCCCGTTTTTTTAGTCGTCATTTAATGTGTCCCAGCTCAGGAATTTCGTATCCTATTCCTGAACCAAACAGTTTTTCGTTCAACTCACCCAAAGGTGCTTGTCCGGTTTGTAATGGTTTGGGAACGATTAATGAAATCAACCTAAAAAAAATCATACCAAATAATGAGCTTTCTATTAAATCTGGAGGTTTACTGCCTATTGGCGAGCAAAAAAGCAGCTGGATTTTTAAACAATTAGAACTTATTGCCCAACGCTACGATTTTAAACTTTCAGACCCTATCAAAAACATCCCAAAAGAAGGTTTGGATATGATATTAAACGGAGGAAAGGAAAGCTTTTCTGTATCATCGAAAATTTTGGGTATCACTAAAGATTATAAAATAGATTTTGAAGGAATATCAAACTTTATTAAAAATCAGTTCAATGATGCACCAACCGCAGCAATCAAAAGATGGGCGGGAGATTTTATGGACGAAATTACGTGTCCGGAATGTAACGGTTCGCGCTTGCGAAAAGAATCATTGAATTTCAAAATCCATAACCAAAATATTGCCGATTTAGCTTTAATGGATTTGGATCAATTAGGCGAATGGTTTGGCGATTTAAACAATCATCTGAGCAGCAAACAGCAAATGATTGCCGGTGAAGTGGTGAAAGAAATCGTTACGCGTTTATCTTTTTTGCTCGATGTGGGTTTAAATTATCTTACATTGAACCGATCTTCAAAAACCCTTTCAGGGGGCGAAGCACAACGCATTCGTTTGGCAACGCAAATTGGTTCGCAGTTAGTCGGAGTGCTTTATATTTTAGATGAACCTAGTATTGGGTTGCACCAACGCGATAATGAAAAACTAATTACGTCTTTAAAACAATTGCGCGATGTGGGCAATTCGGTTTTGGTGGTAGAACATGACAAAGATATGATTGTGGAAGCCGATTATGTAATTGATATTGGACCTAAAGCAGGTGCAAACGGCGGACAAATCATTAGTGCAGGCACTCCAAAACAACTTTTAAAAGAACAAACCATTACGGCGCAATACCTGAACGGAAAACTAGAAATTCCTATTCCAGAAAAAAGACGAAAAGGCAATGGAAACAAACTAAAACTTACTGGCGCAAAAGGGAATAATTTAAAAAATGTTTCGGTAGAATTTCCTTTGGGGACTTTAATTTGCGTGGCAGGCGTGTCGGGTTCGGGGAAATCTACGTTGATAAACGAAACCCTTTATCCCATTTTAAACGAACATTTTTTTAATGCGGTTAAAGTGCCCCAACCTTATGATAAAATAAAAGGTTTAGAGCATATCGACAAAGTAATTGGTATTGATCAAAGTCCGATTGGAAGAACACCGCGTTCCAATCCGGCTACTTATACCGAAGTTTTCACCGAAATTCGTGCATTGTTTACCAAAACGCCAGAAGCAAGCATTCGGGGGTACAAACCCGGACGATTTAGTTTTAACGTGAAAGGTGGCCGTTGCGAAACCTGTGAAGGATCTGGCTTGCGAACAATTGAAATGGGCTTTTTACCTGATGTGTATGTGGAATGCGAAACTTGTCAAGGCAAACGTTTTAATCGCGAAACATTGGAAATTCGTTACAAAGGAAAATCAATCGCCGATATTTTGGATATGACCATTGATGAAAGCGTACATTTCTTTGAAAATATTCCAAAAATATATCGAAAAGTAAAAACCATTCAAGATGTAGGCTTGGGCTATTTAACCTTAGGGCAACAAAGCACCACACTTTCAGGTGGGGAAGCACAACGTATAAAATTAGCAAGTGAATTGTCTAAAAAAGATACCGGAAATACGTTTTATATTTTAGACGAACCCACCACCGGTTTACACTTTGAAGACATTCGCGTGTTAATGGAAGTTTTGCAACAGTTGGTTGATAAAGGAAATACTGTTTTGATAATTGAACACAATTTAGATGTGATTAAAATGGCCGATTACATTATTGACATTGGTCCCGAAGGCGGAAAAAATGGGGGAGAAGTAGTAGCAAAAGGAACACCAGAGCAAGTTGCTAAAAGCAAAAAAAGCCATACTGCACGTTTTTTAAAGAAAGAATTAAGTTAG
- a CDS encoding chloride channel protein has protein sequence MDAVKNGNTRFRKAFRYIEGIVYLLKTIISDRQFLYLSCVLVGVSSALAVILLKSFSHGVFKLATYLDTLYKLPFSNSILPVVGILLTVFVIRKFLDGSLEKGTSQIMIAVAKRSGFMPRKQMYAQIITSSLTVGLGGSAGLESPITITGAAFGSNYAQNFRFNYKDRTLLLACGVAAGIAAAFNAPIAGVLFAIEVILADMSVTAFIPLMISSATGAIVSAVVLKESILLHFKEQLTFDYSNTFYYVILGVICGLFALYHARMFRKIEHLTANLPYKPYRKALVGALMLAVLIFLFPTLFGEGYESIKSLANNSAENVLDNSLIERFNENKWVVFAFVLFTLFFKSIATGLTLGAGGNGGNFAPSLFAGSYLGFCFAKFFELIGFKEMPITNFTVVGMAGLLSGLFHSPLTAIFLIAEITGGYGLMVPLLIVSSISFAISKHYDKHSMDIYTLADKGMVFTSDKDKNILNKIELHTIYNNSVETLTTADTMYQAKTIFLATGQTFIPIVNEDQTIEGIIYLNDVRHILFNQYQLGAAAISEEMKPAFSVSLSENTGNVIKIIDDQHLSEILVTQNNKLVGYVTKVKILEVYRENLKDLRIE, from the coding sequence ATGGATGCAGTGAAAAACGGAAATACAAGGTTTAGAAAAGCTTTTAGATATATAGAAGGAATTGTTTATTTGCTGAAAACAATCATTTCAGATAGGCAATTTTTGTATCTATCATGCGTTTTGGTTGGTGTTTCTTCTGCATTAGCGGTAATTTTATTAAAGTCATTTTCACATGGTGTTTTTAAGCTAGCCACTTATTTGGATACGCTTTATAAACTTCCTTTTTCAAACAGTATTTTACCAGTAGTTGGTATTTTACTTACTGTTTTTGTAATTCGAAAATTTTTAGATGGTTCTCTTGAAAAGGGAACAAGTCAAATCATGATTGCCGTGGCAAAACGCTCTGGTTTTATGCCGCGCAAACAAATGTATGCACAGATTATAACCAGTTCATTAACGGTTGGTTTGGGTGGATCTGCCGGATTAGAATCGCCCATAACCATTACAGGAGCTGCTTTTGGATCGAACTATGCACAAAATTTCCGTTTTAATTATAAAGATCGAACCTTGCTTTTGGCTTGCGGGGTGGCTGCCGGAATTGCAGCGGCCTTTAATGCACCCATAGCAGGTGTGCTTTTTGCTATTGAAGTAATTTTGGCGGATATGAGTGTCACTGCTTTTATACCATTGATGATTTCTTCGGCAACTGGAGCAATTGTTTCGGCAGTGGTTTTAAAAGAAAGTATCTTATTACACTTTAAAGAGCAATTAACGTTCGACTATTCCAACACATTTTATTATGTTATTCTCGGTGTTATTTGCGGTTTATTTGCCTTATATCATGCCCGAATGTTTAGAAAAATTGAACATTTAACAGCAAATTTGCCATACAAACCCTACCGCAAAGCATTGGTTGGCGCTTTAATGTTGGCCGTTTTAATTTTTCTGTTTCCCACACTTTTTGGGGAAGGATATGAAAGTATTAAATCGCTGGCAAATAATAGTGCTGAAAATGTACTCGACAATTCTTTAATCGAACGCTTTAATGAAAACAAATGGGTGGTTTTTGCTTTTGTATTGTTCACCCTGTTTTTTAAAAGTATAGCCACAGGATTAACGCTTGGTGCGGGCGGAAACGGTGGTAATTTTGCGCCATCGCTTTTTGCGGGATCTTATTTGGGCTTTTGCTTCGCAAAATTTTTTGAATTGATTGGTTTCAAAGAAATGCCTATAACCAATTTCACGGTTGTGGGTATGGCAGGTCTTTTAAGTGGTTTGTTTCACTCGCCCCTAACAGCCATTTTCCTGATTGCAGAAATTACGGGTGGCTATGGTTTAATGGTTCCTTTGTTAATTGTTTCTTCAATCAGTTTTGCCATTTCTAAACATTATGATAAACATTCCATGGATATTTATACCCTTGCAGATAAAGGCATGGTGTTTACATCAGATAAAGACAAAAATATTTTAAACAAAATTGAACTGCACACCATTTACAATAATTCGGTTGAAACCTTAACAACAGCCGATACCATGTATCAAGCAAAAACAATATTTTTAGCTACCGGACAAACTTTTATACCCATTGTAAACGAAGATCAAACCATCGAAGGTATCATCTATTTGAATGATGTGCGCCATATCTTATTTAACCAATATCAATTAGGAGCTGCGGCCATTTCGGAAGAAATGAAACCGGCTTTTTCAGTTTCATTGTCAGAAAACACAGGCAATGTGATTAAAATTATCGATGACCAACACCTTTCTGAAATATTGGTTACTCAAAATAACAAATTAGTGGGATATGTTACCAAAGTGAAAATTTTAGAGGTTTACCGTGAAAATCTAAAAGATTTAAGAATTGAGTAG
- a CDS encoding acyl carrier protein phosphodiesterase, translating to MIILDKYNLRYFYIMNFLAHIYLSGTNERIQIGNFMGDGIRGKDYKNYHNDIQIGVLLHRSIDSFTDFHPIFRQSKHRLVPKYNHFSGIIIDMFYDHFLAKEWKMYHHEDLQVFTQKFYQSLENHQDELNLKTKQLLPYLTHQNWLERYAHLTDLQQILQQMDNRFAMKSNMSESVDDLHTFYDDFQSEFHLFFKDLMIHSEKELQRLVNEFKK from the coding sequence ATGATTATATTAGATAAGTACAATTTACGCTATTTTTATATCATGAATTTTTTAGCACACATCTATTTATCGGGAACGAACGAACGCATACAGATTGGCAATTTTATGGGCGATGGTATTCGTGGTAAAGATTATAAAAATTATCACAATGATATTCAAATTGGGGTTTTGTTGCACCGGTCTATTGATAGTTTTACCGATTTTCATCCGATTTTTCGTCAATCAAAACACAGATTGGTTCCAAAATACAATCACTTTTCGGGAATTATTATCGATATGTTTTATGATCATTTTCTGGCAAAAGAATGGAAAATGTATCACCACGAAGATTTGCAGGTTTTTACCCAAAAATTCTATCAAAGTCTGGAAAATCATCAAGACGAATTAAACCTGAAAACAAAACAATTACTTCCTTATTTAACACATCAAAACTGGCTGGAACGCTATGCACATTTAACCGATTTACAGCAGATTTTGCAACAAATGGACAATCGTTTCGCCATGAAATCGAACATGAGCGAATCTGTGGACGACTTACATACTTTTTATGATGATTTTCAGAGCGAATTTCACTTGTTTTTTAAGGATTTAATGATTCATTCAGAAAAAGAGTTGCAACGCCTTGTAAACGAATTTAAAAAATGA
- the glmM gene encoding phosphoglucosamine mutase, producing MTLIKSISGIRGTIGGNVGENLTPIDAVKFASAYGTFLKNSLQKDKLTVVIGRDARISGPMIHQLVMQTLVGLGINVIDLGLSTTPTVEVTVPLEKADGGIILTASHNPKQWNALKLLNNKGEFLSGAEGALILEIAESDSFDFADVDSLGTITEITDYMDKHIDEVLNLKLVDVEAVKSKKFKVVVDGVNSSGGIVIPALLKKMGVEVVELYCEPNGHFPHNPEPLKEHLTDICELVVKENADFGIVVDPDVDRLAFISNNGEMFGEEYTLVAVADYVLSKTPGNTVSNMSSSRALKDITEKHNGIYEASAVGEVNVVELMKKNNAIIGGEGNGGIIYPEIHYGRDALVGVALFLTHLAKQDLDVAALRASYPAYFMSKNKIELTPEINVDAILEEMQKRYANEKISTIDGVKIDLADSWVHLRKSNTEPIIRIYTEAPSQQAADDLAQKILQEIQEVVG from the coding sequence ATGACCTTAATAAAATCTATTTCCGGGATTCGCGGTACCATTGGCGGTAACGTGGGCGAAAATTTAACTCCGATCGATGCCGTAAAATTCGCATCGGCTTACGGAACATTTCTTAAAAACAGTTTACAAAAAGATAAATTAACCGTTGTAATTGGTCGAGATGCCCGTATTTCGGGTCCAATGATTCACCAATTGGTTATGCAAACGTTGGTAGGGTTAGGTATTAATGTGATTGATTTAGGCTTATCTACCACACCAACTGTTGAAGTAACTGTTCCTTTGGAAAAAGCTGATGGTGGAATTATTCTAACGGCATCGCACAATCCAAAACAATGGAATGCACTGAAATTATTAAACAACAAAGGCGAATTTTTAAGCGGAGCCGAAGGTGCTTTGATTTTAGAAATTGCAGAATCGGACAGTTTTGATTTTGCCGATGTGGATTCGTTGGGAACTATTACCGAAATTACTGATTATATGGACAAACATATCGATGAAGTTTTAAACCTAAAATTAGTTGATGTAGAAGCTGTTAAAAGTAAAAAATTCAAGGTAGTTGTTGATGGTGTAAATTCTTCGGGCGGAATTGTAATTCCTGCTTTATTGAAGAAAATGGGCGTTGAAGTGGTGGAATTGTATTGTGAACCAAACGGACATTTTCCGCACAATCCAGAACCGTTAAAAGAACATTTAACCGATATCTGCGAATTGGTTGTAAAAGAAAACGCCGATTTTGGTATTGTGGTTGATCCGGATGTGGATCGTTTGGCTTTTATCAGCAACAACGGCGAAATGTTTGGAGAAGAATATACCTTGGTTGCCGTTGCCGATTATGTGTTGAGTAAAACTCCGGGCAACACGGTTTCTAATATGTCGTCTTCTCGCGCGTTGAAAGATATTACCGAAAAGCACAACGGAATCTATGAAGCATCGGCAGTTGGCGAAGTAAATGTGGTAGAATTAATGAAGAAAAACAATGCCATAATTGGTGGCGAAGGAAACGGTGGCATCATTTATCCTGAAATTCATTATGGACGTGATGCTTTGGTTGGTGTAGCTTTGTTTTTAACACATTTGGCAAAACAAGATTTAGATGTGGCGGCTTTAAGAGCATCGTACCCGGCTTATTTCATGAGTAAAAACAAAATTGAATTAACACCTGAAATCAATGTAGATGCTATTTTAGAAGAAATGCAAAAACGATATGCCAATGAAAAAATCAGTACCATTGACGGTGTAAAAATCGATTTAGCTGATTCATGGGTGCATTTGCGAAAATCGAATACCGAACCCATTATTCGAATTTATACCGAAGCACCATCACAGCAAGCAGCCGATGATTTGGCACAAAAAATTTTACAAGAAATTCAAGAAGTAGTTGGTTAA
- a CDS encoding CoA-binding protein — translation MKEYTLVMGASENEQRYSNMAIKKLLNHKYKVKAFGNRTGEVNGVPIHKELIPYDDIDTVTLYLNPTNQKPFYEYILNLHPRRVIFNPGTENKEFQEKLTHAGIAYEETCTLVLLSINKY, via the coding sequence ATGAAAGAATATACATTAGTCATGGGCGCATCAGAAAATGAGCAGCGGTATTCCAACATGGCGATAAAAAAATTATTAAACCACAAGTACAAAGTAAAAGCTTTTGGTAACAGAACCGGCGAAGTAAACGGAGTTCCCATTCATAAAGAATTGATTCCTTATGACGATATCGATACCGTAACGCTTTACCTGAATCCTACCAACCAAAAACCTTTTTATGAATATATTTTAAACCTGCATCCGCGCCGAGTGATTTTTAACCCGGGAACCGAAAATAAAGAGTTTCAGGAAAAACTCACCCATGCAGGAATTGCTTACGAAGAAACATGCACATTGGTTCTTTTAAGTATCAATAAATATTAA
- a CDS encoding DUF1398 domain-containing protein, translated as MFTVEQIMAAHSKVQSGADFPAYIQDLKGLGVTYYETFVTDGHTDYFGANDYKTSTEAKYNAFVIADASNMEQFVADLKAHQQGKTDYPTFCSDCAKSGIEKWAVCMEKMTCTYFDKADNEVLVEAIPQ; from the coding sequence ATGTTTACAGTAGAACAAATTATGGCAGCGCACAGTAAGGTGCAATCGGGTGCGGATTTTCCGGCTTATATTCAGGATTTGAAAGGTTTAGGGGTGACGTATTACGAAACTTTTGTGACCGATGGGCATACCGATTATTTCGGGGCAAATGATTATAAAACTTCGACGGAAGCAAAATACAATGCTTTTGTGATTGCTGATGCCTCGAATATGGAACAATTTGTTGCTGATTTAAAAGCACACCAGCAAGGAAAAACCGATTATCCAACTTTTTGTAGTGACTGTGCAAAGTCGGGCATTGAAAAATGGGCGGTTTGCATGGAAAAAATGACGTGCACGTATTTTGACAAAGCAGATAATGAAGTGTTGGTAGAAGCGATTCCTCAATAA
- a CDS encoding helix-turn-helix domain-containing protein — MKFDKYIPTHQLQPYIKCFVVSENEDESAYKVFPTTGMVVGFQYKGQLTTIKNNEERTLNSAGITGITDGYNIFKNSARIGTILVYFTEIGFTHFASHPANELFNLSISLDEIFDKNKVSEVEERLTIATTDQQRITIVEAFLLSQFKDIETDQLIVQAVQMIYQSNGTIRIKELNHRLLISQSAFEKRFRKVVGTSAKKFASIVRFHSVLNQLDGSKSLSEICYENNFFDQAHFIKHFKQFTGDTPENFKRFL; from the coding sequence ATGAAATTTGATAAGTACATTCCCACGCATCAATTACAACCCTACATTAAGTGTTTTGTGGTGTCGGAAAATGAAGACGAAAGTGCCTACAAAGTTTTTCCCACTACGGGAATGGTGGTTGGATTTCAGTACAAAGGACAACTTACCACCATCAAAAACAATGAAGAACGTACGCTGAATTCTGCCGGAATTACTGGCATTACCGATGGTTACAATATCTTTAAAAATTCGGCAAGGATTGGAACTATATTGGTGTACTTTACCGAAATTGGTTTTACGCATTTTGCTTCGCATCCTGCCAATGAATTGTTCAATTTGAGTATTTCTTTGGATGAAATTTTTGATAAAAACAAGGTGTCTGAAGTGGAAGAACGATTGACCATTGCTACCACTGACCAACAAAGAATAACTATTGTGGAAGCGTTTTTACTTTCCCAATTTAAAGACATTGAAACCGACCAATTAATTGTTCAGGCGGTTCAAATGATTTATCAAAGCAATGGAACGATACGCATAAAAGAATTGAACCATAGGTTATTGATTAGTCAAAGTGCTTTTGAAAAGCGTTTTAGAAAAGTGGTGGGAACAAGTGCCAAGAAATTTGCTTCAATTGTTCGATTCCATTCAGTTTTGAATCAGTTGGATGGTTCCAAATCTTTATCTGAAATTTGTTATGAAAACAATTTCTTTGATCAGGCGCATTTCATTAAACATTTTAAACAATTTACGGGCGATACACCAGAAAACTTTAAAAGGTTTTTGTGA
- a CDS encoding sodium:solute symporter: MTPTVILTILVLYFAVLIGISRFVSRKDSSNSAFFSANKNSKWYLVAFGMIGTALSGVTFISVPGEVGAPSGEQFKYFQFVLGNAVGFIITATVLLPLYYRLQLVSIYEYFEKRLGFYSYKTAAAIFLVSRTIGSAFRLYLVVIVFQRFVFDAFGIPFALTGIISLALIYAYTYKSGLKAIIITDTLQTFFLVSSVILTIIFICSSLDLNAIEAFETVKNSSYSKIFFWEDFMGSKFHFAKQFLGGMFVTIAMTGLDQDLMQKNLSCATIKDAQKNMFTFTGIFVLINIFFLGVGALLYIYADANGVQVPADLITGKPRTDLLFPEIAFHHLALLPAVVFLLGLIAATFATTDSALTALTTSFCIDFLGMDKPENVHKPKNIKVRKMVHFVFCLIMFGVIVLFNAINDASVVSMIFRIASYTYGPLLGLFTFGIFFKSRTVHDQWVPLICLTAPFITLLISNYSATFLNGYVFDNELIIVNAGITVLLLLAISKKLTKTVFETNEI, encoded by the coding sequence ATGACTCCAACTGTAATTTTAACCATTTTAGTTTTATATTTTGCTGTTTTAATAGGAATATCTCGTTTTGTGAGCCGAAAAGACAGTAGTAATTCGGCTTTTTTCTCTGCCAATAAAAATTCTAAATGGTATTTAGTGGCTTTTGGAATGATTGGAACCGCACTTTCAGGCGTTACCTTTATATCGGTGCCTGGTGAAGTAGGTGCGCCAAGTGGTGAACAATTCAAGTATTTTCAATTTGTTTTGGGAAACGCTGTTGGTTTTATAATCACGGCTACGGTGCTTTTACCTTTATATTATCGGTTGCAGTTGGTTTCTATTTACGAATATTTTGAAAAGCGATTGGGTTTTTACAGTTACAAAACCGCAGCGGCTATTTTTTTGGTGAGTAGAACCATTGGATCGGCTTTTAGATTGTATTTGGTGGTGATTGTTTTTCAGCGATTTGTGTTTGATGCTTTTGGAATTCCTTTTGCGTTAACAGGCATTATTTCGTTGGCATTGATTTATGCTTACACTTATAAATCGGGCTTAAAAGCCATCATTATTACCGATACGCTGCAAACTTTTTTCTTGGTGAGTTCGGTTATTTTAACCATTATATTTATATGTTCTAGTTTAGATTTGAACGCCATTGAAGCTTTTGAAACAGTGAAAAACAGCAGTTACAGCAAAATTTTCTTTTGGGAAGATTTCATGGGCAGTAAATTTCATTTTGCAAAGCAATTTTTGGGAGGAATGTTTGTAACCATTGCCATGACTGGTTTAGATCAAGATTTAATGCAGAAAAATTTAAGTTGTGCTACTATTAAAGATGCGCAAAAAAATATGTTTACGTTTACCGGCATTTTTGTGTTGATTAATATCTTTTTCTTGGGAGTTGGTGCGCTGCTTTACATTTATGCCGATGCCAATGGCGTGCAAGTGCCTGCGGATTTGATTACCGGAAAGCCCCGAACCGATTTATTATTCCCTGAAATAGCTTTTCACCATTTGGCATTATTGCCTGCAGTAGTCTTTTTATTGGGATTGATTGCTGCCACATTTGCCACAACCGATTCTGCTTTAACAGCATTAACCACCTCTTTTTGTATTGATTTTTTAGGGATGGATAAACCTGAAAATGTTCATAAACCAAAAAACATAAAGGTTCGGAAAATGGTTCATTTTGTTTTTTGCTTGATTATGTTCGGAGTTATTGTGCTTTTTAATGCCATAAATGATGCATCGGTTGTAAGCATGATTTTTAGAATAGCGTCTTACACATACGGTCCTTTGTTGGGATTATTTACTTTTGGGATTTTCTTTAAAAGCAGAACGGTACACGATCAATGGGTGCCACTGATTTGTTTGACCGCTCCGTTTATTACACTTTTAATTAGTAATTATTCTGCTACTTTTTTAAATGGATATGTTTTTGATAACGAATTGATTATAGTAAATGCAGGCATTACCGTGCTGTTGCTTTTGGCAATAAGCAAAAAGCTTACTAAAACGGTTTTTGAAACTAATGAAATTTGA